Genomic DNA from uncultured Desulfuromusa sp.:
CATCCCCTGAAAATCCAACCATTCCTGCTGAATTTTCTGCATCACCGGTTCAGGCAGCATTGCCGGCCCTGCACCAAAATTATAAATTTTTTCTGCCATATTTTTCTCCGCCATTGATTCTTTGTCTATTTTACAATCTTGAGTCGATTTTTACTGCGAGAATCCGGGGGGGAAGGTTTTGGATCCTCATCTGACTCAGAGTGAGAAATTTCAGTCGCTGCGTCCCCCATCTGCGGGAGGTTTCCATCTTGGAGCATTTGTTCAACTGAACCGGCAATCGTCAGACACTGTTTCATACAAACTTTCCGCACTGGACACATGCTGCAATCTGCCTCACCTGCAGCGGCTTTAAGACTATGAATCAGCAATTCGACACTTTCCAATTGTGACAGTGGAACAAAATACATGTTTCTTCCTCCTGAAAAGGGTTAAGCCATTTCGCGATCAGCAACTTTAACAAACTCTCGCAATTTATCCATCATCATTTGGAAATCATCAGGCCGCAACGATTGAGGTCCATCACTTGCAGCCTTTTCAGGGCAGGGGTGAACTTCGACAATCAGACCATCAGCTCCAGCGGCAGCCGCCGCATATGACATCGGGGCAATCAAAGAAGCATGGCCTGTAGCGTGTGATGGATCAATGATAACCGGCAGGTGAGTTTGTTGCTTCAAGACCGGCACGGCAGAGATATCAAGAGTATTTCGTGTTGCTGTTTCAAAAGTACGAATACCCCGCTCACAGAGGATAACCCGGCGATTTCCCTCGGAGAGAACATACTCGGCGCTCATCAAAAATTCCTGAATTGTTGTCGACATCCCCCGCTTGAGAAGGATAGGCTTATCCAGCTGCCCAAGCATTTTTAATAATGCAAAATTTTGTGTATTACGAGCACCAACCTGCATCACATCGGCATAGCGAGCCACCAGCTCCACATCCCGCGGATTAACAACCTCAGTCACAATTGGCAAGCCGGTTATTTCACGGGCTTCGGCCAGCAACTTAAGACCATCCTCTTCCATCCCCTGGAAGGAGTAGGGACTGGTCCGTGGCTTGTATGCGCCACCGCGCAGCAGTCGCGCTCCCGATTTTTTTACAGCAACCGCGGTTTCACATATCTGTTCTCTATCTTCAACAGCACAAGGTCCGGCTGCCACCACAAATTCCTTCCCCCCAAAACACAGTCCCGGAACAATTTCAACTTCACTCGATTGCGGTTGGACCTCACGACTGGCCAGCTTATAAGGTTTAAGAATCGGCACCACATTTTCCACACCAGACATAAGCTGGAGTGTCTGCAATTTCTCTTTACC
This window encodes:
- the aroF gene encoding 3-deoxy-7-phosphoheptulonate synthase; this translates as MIIVMKKGAAQSDLEAVEKKIIELGYQPHIIYGETRNVVGAVGEEQGKEKLQTLQLMSGVENVVPILKPYKLASREVQPQSSEVEIVPGLCFGGKEFVVAAGPCAVEDREQICETAVAVKKSGARLLRGGAYKPRTSPYSFQGMEEDGLKLLAEAREITGLPIVTEVVNPRDVELVARYADVMQVGARNTQNFALLKMLGQLDKPILLKRGMSTTIQEFLMSAEYVLSEGNRRVILCERGIRTFETATRNTLDISAVPVLKQQTHLPVIIDPSHATGHASLIAPMSYAAAAAGADGLIVEVHPCPEKAASDGPQSLRPDDFQMMMDKLREFVKVADREMA